The segment CAGATGAACGGCACGAGCTTCTGGTACTTCCACACCGACCAGTGGCGCTACGAGCGCCTCTCGGCCGACACCCTGCTCGCGCCGACCGCCAAGAGCAGATATCGCGGCCATACCCTGGCCGATTACAACGTGGTCTCGCAGCGGCTCGGCTGGCTGCCCTCGGCCCCGCATTTCAACAAAAACCCGCTAGCGATCTGCGCCGAGGCCGAGGCGGCGGGTGCCGAGACCGAGCAGGAGATCGTGAATCACTTGGTGGGCCGGCTCAAGAGCGGCGAGGTGCGCTTCGCCGCCGAGGACATCGACGCCCCCGAGAACTGGCCGAGGAACCTTTTCGTGTGGCGCGCCAACCTCCTCGGCACCAGCGCCAAGGGCCACGAGTATTTCCTCAAACACCTGATGGGCGCCCAGAACGGCGTCATGCAGAACCCGCTCGAGGATGCCCGGGGCACGGAGACGCGCTGGCGCGACGAGGCGCCGATCGGCAAGCTCGACCTCATGGTGGACATCAACTTCCGGCTCAACTCGACCGGGGCCTACTCGGACATCGTCCTGCCCACGGCCACCTGGTACGAGAAGAACGATCTCAACACCACCGACATGCACCCCTTCATCCACCCCCTGACCGAGGCCGTGAACCCGGGGTGGGAATCGAAATCGGACTGGCTGATCTTCCGAAACATCGCCCGTGCCTTCGCCGTGCTCGCCGGGAAGCACCTCGGCAGGCGCAAGGACCTCCTCTGCATCCCGCTCATGCACGACTCGGCCTTCGAGCTCGGCCAGGCCATGGGGGTACGCGATTGGAAGCGCGGGGAGTGCGAGCCCGTCCCCGGAAAGACCCTGCCGCTCCTCAAGATCGTCGAGCGCGATTACGGCGAGACCTACAAGAAGTTCTGTGCACTCGGCCCGCTCATGGTCTCACAGGGCAATAACGTCAAGGGGCTGTCGTGGAACACCGAGGAGGAGTACGAGCGCCTCAAGGTCCAGAACGGCGAGATCACGGAGCCCGGCATCACCCAGGGCATGCCCTCGCTCCGCGATGATATCCATGTCTGCGACACGATCCTCATGCTCGCCCCCGAGACCAACGGCGAGGTCGCTCACAAGGGCTGGGAGGCCCTCAACAAAAAGACCGGCAGTGACCACACCCATCTGTCGAGCGGGCGACGCGACGACAAGCTCACATTCAAAGATCTGGTGGTACAGCCGCGCAAGATCATCACCGCCCCGACCTGGAGCGGGGTCGAGTCGGATAAGGTCAGCTACAACGCGGGCTACACCAACATCCACGAGCGCATCCCGTTCCGGACATTGACCGGGCGGGCGCATTTCTATCAGGACCACGAGTGGATGCTGGACTTCGGCGAGGGCTTCTGCACCTTCCGTCCGCCGGCCGATCTCCGGGCCACCGAGGGCGTGTGCGAGCGCCTGAACGGCAAGCCGCATCTCTTGCTCAACTGGATCACGCCACACAGCAAGTGGGGGATCCACAGCACTTACAACGACAACCTGACCATGCTGACCTTGTTCCGCGGCGGGCCGGTGGTGTGGGTCTCCGAGCGCGACGCGAAGTCAATCGGCCTCAAGGACAACGACTGGGTCGAGGCCCTGAACAGCAACGGCGCGACGGTGGCGCGCGTGGTCGTGAGCCAGCGCATCCCCGAAGGCATGGCGATGATGTACCACGCCCAGGAGAAGATCGTGAACGTGCCGGGCTCGAACACCACCGGCAAACGCGGCGGGATCCTGAACAGCGTGACGCGCGTGGTCGTCAAACCGACCCACATGATCGGGGGTTATGCGCAGCTCGCCTATGGTTTCAATTATTACGGCACCGTGGGCTCGCAGCGCGACGAGTACGTGCTGCTCCACAAGATCGAGGACACCGCCATCGACTGGCTGGAGCGTCCGCTCACCCCCGAGCGCGAGCGGCAATTGAACCCGCCCGGGATCGGGGATCTAGACCTGCCCGAGTCCCTGCCGCTGGCCGCACGCGAGGAGGCACCCGAACTGCCTGGCCTCAGTCCCGCCTATGGCCGGACCTAACTACTGGAGATCATTTAATGAAAGTCCGCGCCAACTTCGGCATGGTGATGAACCTCGACAAGTGCATCGGTTGCCACACCTGCTCGGTGACCTGCAAAAACGTCTGGACCAACCGCGTCGGGGTCGAGTACGTGTGGTTCAACAACGTCGAGACCAAGCCCGGGATCGGCTATCCCAAGAACTGGGAGGACCAGGGCAAGTGGAACGGCGGCTGGGTGGTCAAGGACGGCAAGCTGGAGCTCAAGGCCGGCGGCCGGGTCAAACGGCTCATGAATCTCTTCATGAACCCCGATCTCCCGGAGATCGACGACTACTACGAGCCCTTCACCTACGACTATGCCCATCTCCAGACGAGCCCGCTCGCCGAGGCCGCGCCGACCGCGCGCCCGCGCTCGCTGATTGATGGGCGCCGCATGGAGAAGATCGAGTGGGGCCCGAACTGGGAGGACGACCTCGCGGGCGAGTTCCAAAAGCGCGCCCAAGACACCAACTTCGCAGATATCGAAAAGGGCATCTACGCCGAGTTCGAGCACTCCTTCCAGATGTATTTGCCGCGGATCTGCAACCACTGCCTCAACCCCTCCTGTGTGGCCGCTTGTCCCTCGGGCTCCATGTACAAGCGCGAGGAGGACGGCATCGTGCTGGTCGATCAGAACAAGTGCCGGAGCTGGCGCATGTGCGTGTCGAGTTGCCCCTATAAAAAGGTCTTCTACAACTGGGAATCGGGCAAGGCCGAGAAATGCACCGCCTGTTATCCGCGCTGGGAGTCGGGGCTGCCGACGGTGTGCTCCGAGTCCTGCGTCGGGCGCATCCGCTTCAACGGCATCATCCTCTACGACGCCGACCGCATCAGTGAGGCGGCCGCGGTCCAGAGCGAGCAAGACCTGTACGAGGCACAGATGGGGATCTTTCTCGACCCCAATGAC is part of the Pseudomonadota bacterium genome and harbors:
- the narH gene encoding nitrate reductase subunit beta, producing the protein MKVRANFGMVMNLDKCIGCHTCSVTCKNVWTNRVGVEYVWFNNVETKPGIGYPKNWEDQGKWNGGWVVKDGKLELKAGGRVKRLMNLFMNPDLPEIDDYYEPFTYDYAHLQTSPLAEAAPTARPRSLIDGRRMEKIEWGPNWEDDLAGEFQKRAQDTNFADIEKGIYAEFEHSFQMYLPRICNHCLNPSCVAACPSGSMYKREEDGIVLVDQNKCRSWRMCVSSCPYKKVFYNWESGKAEKCTACYPRWESGLPTVCSESCVGRIRFNGIILYDADRISEAAAVQSEQDLYEAQMGIFLDPNDPAVVAQARVDGIPDSWIEAAQKSPIYKLVIEWQVAFPIHPEFRTLPMVWYIPPLSPVQAGIDQGAIPTDPEHMIPKLEMLRMPIKYLANLLTAGAEAPIVRGLKRVIAMRQYYRSVQVEGKPDLRVLEEVGLTEAQVKDMYRYMALSKYEDRYVIPTSHDELRHEDSHAFQGQMGYTFGNDSCSVAGHDGFSLFPEKRKQGADVKVMQFMPRARPRPAAPAEPTGRTGTE